The following proteins are co-located in the Castanea sativa cultivar Marrone di Chiusa Pesio chromosome 8, ASM4071231v1 genome:
- the LOC142607995 gene encoding uncharacterized protein LOC142607995 isoform X5: protein MESSSGFREEEEGQPRFNDFYEEAPSASASSSSSSSYSHKLVPWLSWDEWLFVKDCLFSNSRDSVATAFRRISAWRSRGCLPVAIEVTASIIEIQQKDPHFRENQSNGASDNFRVDQTSYVPLSEDMLAMLYCMAIIRLVNGVVEKTRKKTEVSLAVAADAIGIPRMLIDIRHEGSHRELPALQIVRSASLKALDWLISYYWEPQKKAIPFQGGSTASIRKEIKFKIHELASCLQVDQSPRPDPSVVKGKRSKKQVTKNLKVLVRLYSSFSSEFASMLLEFLLKAKISSDMVELPEDSQLGPCIHTMLDDWKLVITKLSNKEPELLLTLLKAVLDRIETQEATKYETGGKNLTSSDYRSVICQIEHLSSLFAWLVERLQELKPRCHKDSTAEIKTYSREAKISKTILLELLHKCLLVSASGNKHLMDSAVFLAQLMGDRSLMEKLNKLSLNLSNMDFTEEEIPSMTNLLTQQEQSISQAAKKLELVKLCRMKRKVVEATGGHMGNSKRWVVSRSWNPCPIGMLPHTLGTSGLLPVLERKDDRVKVPEVSEQKEENWELNRCSGKREASSDIQQIDNSSVKKRREKMDVCESDAVDALPFEGVKGHLMIGGIWKEIREDELLAIMSDVRILV, encoded by the exons ATGGAATCCTCGTCAGGGttcagagaagaagaagaaggacaaCCGAGATTCAATGATTTTTATGAAGAGGCACCATCAGcatcagcatcatcatcatcatcttcatcttacAGTCACAAATTGGTGCCCTGGTTGAGCTGGGACGAATGGCTTTTCGTCAAGGACTGTCTCTTCTCAAATTCCCGAGACTCCGTAGCCACCGCTTTCCGAAGA ATATCGGCATGGCGTAGTAGAGGATGTCTTCCAGTGGCAATTGAAGTCACAGCTTCAATTATTGAAATTCAGCAAAAGGACCCTCACTTTAG AGAGAACCAATCAAATGGTGCTTCTGATAACTTTAGAGTGGACCAAACTAGTTATGTGCCACTTTCAGAGGACATGTTGGCCATGTTGTATTGCATGGCAATCATAAG GCTTGTGAATGGTGTTGTGGAGAAGACACGAAAGAAAACGGAGGTTTCTCTTGCTGTGGCTGCTGATGCAATTGGTATTCCACGTATGCTGATTGATATTCGTCATG AGGGATCTCACCGTGAACTTCCTGCTCTTCAGATTGTACGCAGTGCCTCACTTAAG GCACTTGACTGGTTGATATCCTATTATTGGGAGCCTCAGAAGAAGGCGATTCCATTTCAAGGTGGCAGTACTGCTAGCatcagaaaagaaattaaatttaaaatccatGAATTGGCTTCCTGTCTGCAAGTTGATCAAAGTCCCCGACCAGATCCTTCAGTAGTCAAGGGAAAGC GTTCTAAGAAACAGGTTACCAAGAACTTGAAAGTTCTCGTTCGGCTATATTCTTCTTTCTCCTCAGAATTTGCATCTATGTTACTGGAGTTCTTGCTGAAAGCTAAAATCTCCTCAGACATGGTGGAGCTTCCAGAAGATTCTCAACTTGGCCCTTGTATACACACTATGTTGGATGATTGGAAGCTTGTAATAACAAAACTCTCAAATAAGGAACCAGAATTACTACTGACCCTTCTTAAAGCAGTTCTTGACAGGATTGAAACTCAGGAAGCCACGAAATATGAAACAG GAGGAAAGAATCTCACATCATCAGATTATAGGTCAGTGATCTGCCAAATTGAACAcctttcttctttgtttgcATGGCTTGTTGAAAGGCTTCAGGAACTAAAGCCTCGTTGCCACAAAGATTCAACAGCTGAAATAAAAACTTATTCGAGAGaagcaaaaatatcaaaaacaaTTCTGTTAGAACTCCTGCATAAATGCCTTTTGGTATCAGCTTCTGGCAACAAGCATCTCATGGATTCAGCCGTGTTTCTTGCCCAGTTGATGGGAGACCGCTCTCTGATGGAGAAACTCAACAAACTCTCACTTAATTTATCAAATATGGATTTTACTGAAGAAGAAATCCCTTCTATGACAAACCTTCTTACCCAGCAAGAGCAATCCATCAGTCAAGCAGCTAAGAAGCTAGAATTGGTCAAACTCTGCCGAATGAAGAGAAAAGTTGTGGAGGCAACTGGTGGTCATATGGGAAATTCAAAGAGATGGGTTGTGTCAAGGTCATGGAACCCTTGTCCAATTGGTATGTTGCCCCATACTCTTGGTACGTCTGGTCTTCTTCCTGTTCTTGAACGCAAAGATGACCGTGTAAAGGTTCCAGAGGTATCAGAACAGAAAGAAGAGAACTGGGAATTGAACCGGTGTAGTGGCAAGAGAGAAGCTAGTAGTGACATACAGCAAATAGACAACTCAAGTGTTAAGAAGAGGAGGGAGAAAATGGATGTTTGTGAGTCAGACGCTGTGGATGCACTTCCATTTGAAGGTGTCAAAGGCCATCTGATGATTGGTGGGATTTGGAAGGAAATCAGAGAAGATGAGTTGCTTGCCATAATGTCTGATGTGAGGATTTTAGTTTGA
- the LOC142607995 gene encoding uncharacterized protein LOC142607995 isoform X1 has product MESSSGFREEEEGQPRFNDFYEEAPSASASSSSSSSYSHKLVPWLSWDEWLFVKDCLFSNSRDSVATAFRRISAWRSRGCLPVAIEVTASIIEIQQKDPHFRENQSNGASDNFRVDQTSYVPLSEDMLAMLYCMAIIRLVNGVVEKTRKKTEVSLAVAADAIGIPRMLIDIRHEGSHRELPALQIVRSASLKALDWLISYYWEPQKKAIPFQGGSTASIRKEIKFKIHELASCLQVDQSPRPDPSVVKGKQSVDSIGFHSFIGSRHSELPCGRNKFFSLVAGKHQSSKSGGSKKQVTKNLKVLVRLYSSFSSEFASMLLEFLLKAKISSDMVELPEDSQLGPCIHTMLDDWKLVITKLSNKEPELLLTLLKAVLDRIETQEATKYETVGGKNLTSSDYRSVICQIEHLSSLFAWLVERLQELKPRCHKDSTAEIKTYSREAKISKTILLELLHKCLLVSASGNKHLMDSAVFLAQLMGDRSLMEKLNKLSLNLSNMDFTEEEIPSMTNLLTQQEQSISQAAKKLELVKLCRMKRKVVEATGGHMGNSKRWVVSRSWNPCPIGMLPHTLGTSGLLPVLERKDDRVKVPEVSEQKEENWELNRCSGKREASSDIQQIDNSSVKKRREKMDVCESDAVDALPFEGVKGHLMIGGIWKEIREDELLAIMSDVRILV; this is encoded by the exons ATGGAATCCTCGTCAGGGttcagagaagaagaagaaggacaaCCGAGATTCAATGATTTTTATGAAGAGGCACCATCAGcatcagcatcatcatcatcatcttcatcttacAGTCACAAATTGGTGCCCTGGTTGAGCTGGGACGAATGGCTTTTCGTCAAGGACTGTCTCTTCTCAAATTCCCGAGACTCCGTAGCCACCGCTTTCCGAAGA ATATCGGCATGGCGTAGTAGAGGATGTCTTCCAGTGGCAATTGAAGTCACAGCTTCAATTATTGAAATTCAGCAAAAGGACCCTCACTTTAG AGAGAACCAATCAAATGGTGCTTCTGATAACTTTAGAGTGGACCAAACTAGTTATGTGCCACTTTCAGAGGACATGTTGGCCATGTTGTATTGCATGGCAATCATAAG GCTTGTGAATGGTGTTGTGGAGAAGACACGAAAGAAAACGGAGGTTTCTCTTGCTGTGGCTGCTGATGCAATTGGTATTCCACGTATGCTGATTGATATTCGTCATG AGGGATCTCACCGTGAACTTCCTGCTCTTCAGATTGTACGCAGTGCCTCACTTAAG GCACTTGACTGGTTGATATCCTATTATTGGGAGCCTCAGAAGAAGGCGATTCCATTTCAAGGTGGCAGTACTGCTAGCatcagaaaagaaattaaatttaaaatccatGAATTGGCTTCCTGTCTGCAAGTTGATCAAAGTCCCCGACCAGATCCTTCAGTAGTCAAGGGAAAGC AATCAGTTGATTCCATTGGCTTTCACTCTTTCATAGGTAGCAGACATTCTGAATTGCCCTGTGGGCGTAATAAGTTTTTCTCGCTTGTGGCTGGCAAGCACCAATCATCAAAATCTGGAG GTTCTAAGAAACAGGTTACCAAGAACTTGAAAGTTCTCGTTCGGCTATATTCTTCTTTCTCCTCAGAATTTGCATCTATGTTACTGGAGTTCTTGCTGAAAGCTAAAATCTCCTCAGACATGGTGGAGCTTCCAGAAGATTCTCAACTTGGCCCTTGTATACACACTATGTTGGATGATTGGAAGCTTGTAATAACAAAACTCTCAAATAAGGAACCAGAATTACTACTGACCCTTCTTAAAGCAGTTCTTGACAGGATTGAAACTCAGGAAGCCACGAAATATGAAACAG TAGGAGGAAAGAATCTCACATCATCAGATTATAGGTCAGTGATCTGCCAAATTGAACAcctttcttctttgtttgcATGGCTTGTTGAAAGGCTTCAGGAACTAAAGCCTCGTTGCCACAAAGATTCAACAGCTGAAATAAAAACTTATTCGAGAGaagcaaaaatatcaaaaacaaTTCTGTTAGAACTCCTGCATAAATGCCTTTTGGTATCAGCTTCTGGCAACAAGCATCTCATGGATTCAGCCGTGTTTCTTGCCCAGTTGATGGGAGACCGCTCTCTGATGGAGAAACTCAACAAACTCTCACTTAATTTATCAAATATGGATTTTACTGAAGAAGAAATCCCTTCTATGACAAACCTTCTTACCCAGCAAGAGCAATCCATCAGTCAAGCAGCTAAGAAGCTAGAATTGGTCAAACTCTGCCGAATGAAGAGAAAAGTTGTGGAGGCAACTGGTGGTCATATGGGAAATTCAAAGAGATGGGTTGTGTCAAGGTCATGGAACCCTTGTCCAATTGGTATGTTGCCCCATACTCTTGGTACGTCTGGTCTTCTTCCTGTTCTTGAACGCAAAGATGACCGTGTAAAGGTTCCAGAGGTATCAGAACAGAAAGAAGAGAACTGGGAATTGAACCGGTGTAGTGGCAAGAGAGAAGCTAGTAGTGACATACAGCAAATAGACAACTCAAGTGTTAAGAAGAGGAGGGAGAAAATGGATGTTTGTGAGTCAGACGCTGTGGATGCACTTCCATTTGAAGGTGTCAAAGGCCATCTGATGATTGGTGGGATTTGGAAGGAAATCAGAGAAGATGAGTTGCTTGCCATAATGTCTGATGTGAGGATTTTAGTTTGA
- the LOC142607995 gene encoding uncharacterized protein LOC142607995 isoform X2 produces MESSSGFREEEEGQPRFNDFYEEAPSASASSSSSSSYSHKLVPWLSWDEWLFVKDCLFSNSRDSVATAFRRISAWRSRGCLPVAIEVTASIIEIQQKDPHFRENQSNGASDNFRVDQTSYVPLSEDMLAMLYCMAIIRLVNGVVEKTRKKTEVSLAVAADAIGIPRMLIDIRHEGSHRELPALQIVRSASLKALDWLISYYWEPQKKAIPFQGGSTASIRKEIKFKIHELASCLQVDQSPRPDPSVVKGKQSVDSIGFHSFIGSRHSELPCGRNKFFSLVAGKHQSSKSGGSKKQVTKNLKVLVRLYSSFSSEFASMLLEFLLKAKISSDMVELPEDSQLGPCIHTMLDDWKLVITKLSNKEPELLLTLLKAVLDRIETQEATKYETGGKNLTSSDYRSVICQIEHLSSLFAWLVERLQELKPRCHKDSTAEIKTYSREAKISKTILLELLHKCLLVSASGNKHLMDSAVFLAQLMGDRSLMEKLNKLSLNLSNMDFTEEEIPSMTNLLTQQEQSISQAAKKLELVKLCRMKRKVVEATGGHMGNSKRWVVSRSWNPCPIGMLPHTLGTSGLLPVLERKDDRVKVPEVSEQKEENWELNRCSGKREASSDIQQIDNSSVKKRREKMDVCESDAVDALPFEGVKGHLMIGGIWKEIREDELLAIMSDVRILV; encoded by the exons ATGGAATCCTCGTCAGGGttcagagaagaagaagaaggacaaCCGAGATTCAATGATTTTTATGAAGAGGCACCATCAGcatcagcatcatcatcatcatcttcatcttacAGTCACAAATTGGTGCCCTGGTTGAGCTGGGACGAATGGCTTTTCGTCAAGGACTGTCTCTTCTCAAATTCCCGAGACTCCGTAGCCACCGCTTTCCGAAGA ATATCGGCATGGCGTAGTAGAGGATGTCTTCCAGTGGCAATTGAAGTCACAGCTTCAATTATTGAAATTCAGCAAAAGGACCCTCACTTTAG AGAGAACCAATCAAATGGTGCTTCTGATAACTTTAGAGTGGACCAAACTAGTTATGTGCCACTTTCAGAGGACATGTTGGCCATGTTGTATTGCATGGCAATCATAAG GCTTGTGAATGGTGTTGTGGAGAAGACACGAAAGAAAACGGAGGTTTCTCTTGCTGTGGCTGCTGATGCAATTGGTATTCCACGTATGCTGATTGATATTCGTCATG AGGGATCTCACCGTGAACTTCCTGCTCTTCAGATTGTACGCAGTGCCTCACTTAAG GCACTTGACTGGTTGATATCCTATTATTGGGAGCCTCAGAAGAAGGCGATTCCATTTCAAGGTGGCAGTACTGCTAGCatcagaaaagaaattaaatttaaaatccatGAATTGGCTTCCTGTCTGCAAGTTGATCAAAGTCCCCGACCAGATCCTTCAGTAGTCAAGGGAAAGC AATCAGTTGATTCCATTGGCTTTCACTCTTTCATAGGTAGCAGACATTCTGAATTGCCCTGTGGGCGTAATAAGTTTTTCTCGCTTGTGGCTGGCAAGCACCAATCATCAAAATCTGGAG GTTCTAAGAAACAGGTTACCAAGAACTTGAAAGTTCTCGTTCGGCTATATTCTTCTTTCTCCTCAGAATTTGCATCTATGTTACTGGAGTTCTTGCTGAAAGCTAAAATCTCCTCAGACATGGTGGAGCTTCCAGAAGATTCTCAACTTGGCCCTTGTATACACACTATGTTGGATGATTGGAAGCTTGTAATAACAAAACTCTCAAATAAGGAACCAGAATTACTACTGACCCTTCTTAAAGCAGTTCTTGACAGGATTGAAACTCAGGAAGCCACGAAATATGAAACAG GAGGAAAGAATCTCACATCATCAGATTATAGGTCAGTGATCTGCCAAATTGAACAcctttcttctttgtttgcATGGCTTGTTGAAAGGCTTCAGGAACTAAAGCCTCGTTGCCACAAAGATTCAACAGCTGAAATAAAAACTTATTCGAGAGaagcaaaaatatcaaaaacaaTTCTGTTAGAACTCCTGCATAAATGCCTTTTGGTATCAGCTTCTGGCAACAAGCATCTCATGGATTCAGCCGTGTTTCTTGCCCAGTTGATGGGAGACCGCTCTCTGATGGAGAAACTCAACAAACTCTCACTTAATTTATCAAATATGGATTTTACTGAAGAAGAAATCCCTTCTATGACAAACCTTCTTACCCAGCAAGAGCAATCCATCAGTCAAGCAGCTAAGAAGCTAGAATTGGTCAAACTCTGCCGAATGAAGAGAAAAGTTGTGGAGGCAACTGGTGGTCATATGGGAAATTCAAAGAGATGGGTTGTGTCAAGGTCATGGAACCCTTGTCCAATTGGTATGTTGCCCCATACTCTTGGTACGTCTGGTCTTCTTCCTGTTCTTGAACGCAAAGATGACCGTGTAAAGGTTCCAGAGGTATCAGAACAGAAAGAAGAGAACTGGGAATTGAACCGGTGTAGTGGCAAGAGAGAAGCTAGTAGTGACATACAGCAAATAGACAACTCAAGTGTTAAGAAGAGGAGGGAGAAAATGGATGTTTGTGAGTCAGACGCTGTGGATGCACTTCCATTTGAAGGTGTCAAAGGCCATCTGATGATTGGTGGGATTTGGAAGGAAATCAGAGAAGATGAGTTGCTTGCCATAATGTCTGATGTGAGGATTTTAGTTTGA
- the LOC142607995 gene encoding uncharacterized protein LOC142607995 isoform X3, which translates to MESSSGFREEEEGQPRFNDFYEEAPSASASSSSSSSYSHKLVPWLSWDEWLFVKDCLFSNSRDSVATAFRRISAWRSRGCLPVAIEVTASIIEIQQKDPHFRENQSNGASDNFRVDQTSYVPLSEDMLAMLYCMAIIRLVNGVVEKTRKKTEVSLAVAADAIGIPRMLIDIRHEGSHRELPALQIVRSASLKALDWLISYYWEPQKKAIPFQGGSTASIRKEIKFKIHELASCLQVDQSPRPDPSVVKGKRSRHSELPCGRNKFFSLVAGKHQSSKSGGSKKQVTKNLKVLVRLYSSFSSEFASMLLEFLLKAKISSDMVELPEDSQLGPCIHTMLDDWKLVITKLSNKEPELLLTLLKAVLDRIETQEATKYETVGGKNLTSSDYRSVICQIEHLSSLFAWLVERLQELKPRCHKDSTAEIKTYSREAKISKTILLELLHKCLLVSASGNKHLMDSAVFLAQLMGDRSLMEKLNKLSLNLSNMDFTEEEIPSMTNLLTQQEQSISQAAKKLELVKLCRMKRKVVEATGGHMGNSKRWVVSRSWNPCPIGMLPHTLGTSGLLPVLERKDDRVKVPEVSEQKEENWELNRCSGKREASSDIQQIDNSSVKKRREKMDVCESDAVDALPFEGVKGHLMIGGIWKEIREDELLAIMSDVRILV; encoded by the exons ATGGAATCCTCGTCAGGGttcagagaagaagaagaaggacaaCCGAGATTCAATGATTTTTATGAAGAGGCACCATCAGcatcagcatcatcatcatcatcttcatcttacAGTCACAAATTGGTGCCCTGGTTGAGCTGGGACGAATGGCTTTTCGTCAAGGACTGTCTCTTCTCAAATTCCCGAGACTCCGTAGCCACCGCTTTCCGAAGA ATATCGGCATGGCGTAGTAGAGGATGTCTTCCAGTGGCAATTGAAGTCACAGCTTCAATTATTGAAATTCAGCAAAAGGACCCTCACTTTAG AGAGAACCAATCAAATGGTGCTTCTGATAACTTTAGAGTGGACCAAACTAGTTATGTGCCACTTTCAGAGGACATGTTGGCCATGTTGTATTGCATGGCAATCATAAG GCTTGTGAATGGTGTTGTGGAGAAGACACGAAAGAAAACGGAGGTTTCTCTTGCTGTGGCTGCTGATGCAATTGGTATTCCACGTATGCTGATTGATATTCGTCATG AGGGATCTCACCGTGAACTTCCTGCTCTTCAGATTGTACGCAGTGCCTCACTTAAG GCACTTGACTGGTTGATATCCTATTATTGGGAGCCTCAGAAGAAGGCGATTCCATTTCAAGGTGGCAGTACTGCTAGCatcagaaaagaaattaaatttaaaatccatGAATTGGCTTCCTGTCTGCAAGTTGATCAAAGTCCCCGACCAGATCCTTCAGTAGTCAAGGGAAAGC GTAGCAGACATTCTGAATTGCCCTGTGGGCGTAATAAGTTTTTCTCGCTTGTGGCTGGCAAGCACCAATCATCAAAATCTGGAG GTTCTAAGAAACAGGTTACCAAGAACTTGAAAGTTCTCGTTCGGCTATATTCTTCTTTCTCCTCAGAATTTGCATCTATGTTACTGGAGTTCTTGCTGAAAGCTAAAATCTCCTCAGACATGGTGGAGCTTCCAGAAGATTCTCAACTTGGCCCTTGTATACACACTATGTTGGATGATTGGAAGCTTGTAATAACAAAACTCTCAAATAAGGAACCAGAATTACTACTGACCCTTCTTAAAGCAGTTCTTGACAGGATTGAAACTCAGGAAGCCACGAAATATGAAACAG TAGGAGGAAAGAATCTCACATCATCAGATTATAGGTCAGTGATCTGCCAAATTGAACAcctttcttctttgtttgcATGGCTTGTTGAAAGGCTTCAGGAACTAAAGCCTCGTTGCCACAAAGATTCAACAGCTGAAATAAAAACTTATTCGAGAGaagcaaaaatatcaaaaacaaTTCTGTTAGAACTCCTGCATAAATGCCTTTTGGTATCAGCTTCTGGCAACAAGCATCTCATGGATTCAGCCGTGTTTCTTGCCCAGTTGATGGGAGACCGCTCTCTGATGGAGAAACTCAACAAACTCTCACTTAATTTATCAAATATGGATTTTACTGAAGAAGAAATCCCTTCTATGACAAACCTTCTTACCCAGCAAGAGCAATCCATCAGTCAAGCAGCTAAGAAGCTAGAATTGGTCAAACTCTGCCGAATGAAGAGAAAAGTTGTGGAGGCAACTGGTGGTCATATGGGAAATTCAAAGAGATGGGTTGTGTCAAGGTCATGGAACCCTTGTCCAATTGGTATGTTGCCCCATACTCTTGGTACGTCTGGTCTTCTTCCTGTTCTTGAACGCAAAGATGACCGTGTAAAGGTTCCAGAGGTATCAGAACAGAAAGAAGAGAACTGGGAATTGAACCGGTGTAGTGGCAAGAGAGAAGCTAGTAGTGACATACAGCAAATAGACAACTCAAGTGTTAAGAAGAGGAGGGAGAAAATGGATGTTTGTGAGTCAGACGCTGTGGATGCACTTCCATTTGAAGGTGTCAAAGGCCATCTGATGATTGGTGGGATTTGGAAGGAAATCAGAGAAGATGAGTTGCTTGCCATAATGTCTGATGTGAGGATTTTAGTTTGA
- the LOC142607995 gene encoding uncharacterized protein LOC142607995 isoform X4: MESSSGFREEEEGQPRFNDFYEEAPSASASSSSSSSYSHKLVPWLSWDEWLFVKDCLFSNSRDSVATAFRRISAWRSRGCLPVAIEVTASIIEIQQKDPHFRENQSNGASDNFRVDQTSYVPLSEDMLAMLYCMAIIRLVNGVVEKTRKKTEVSLAVAADAIGIPRMLIDIRHEGSHRELPALQIVRSASLKALDWLISYYWEPQKKAIPFQGGSTASIRKEIKFKIHELASCLQVDQSPRPDPSVVKGKRSKKQVTKNLKVLVRLYSSFSSEFASMLLEFLLKAKISSDMVELPEDSQLGPCIHTMLDDWKLVITKLSNKEPELLLTLLKAVLDRIETQEATKYETVGGKNLTSSDYRSVICQIEHLSSLFAWLVERLQELKPRCHKDSTAEIKTYSREAKISKTILLELLHKCLLVSASGNKHLMDSAVFLAQLMGDRSLMEKLNKLSLNLSNMDFTEEEIPSMTNLLTQQEQSISQAAKKLELVKLCRMKRKVVEATGGHMGNSKRWVVSRSWNPCPIGMLPHTLGTSGLLPVLERKDDRVKVPEVSEQKEENWELNRCSGKREASSDIQQIDNSSVKKRREKMDVCESDAVDALPFEGVKGHLMIGGIWKEIREDELLAIMSDVRILV, translated from the exons ATGGAATCCTCGTCAGGGttcagagaagaagaagaaggacaaCCGAGATTCAATGATTTTTATGAAGAGGCACCATCAGcatcagcatcatcatcatcatcttcatcttacAGTCACAAATTGGTGCCCTGGTTGAGCTGGGACGAATGGCTTTTCGTCAAGGACTGTCTCTTCTCAAATTCCCGAGACTCCGTAGCCACCGCTTTCCGAAGA ATATCGGCATGGCGTAGTAGAGGATGTCTTCCAGTGGCAATTGAAGTCACAGCTTCAATTATTGAAATTCAGCAAAAGGACCCTCACTTTAG AGAGAACCAATCAAATGGTGCTTCTGATAACTTTAGAGTGGACCAAACTAGTTATGTGCCACTTTCAGAGGACATGTTGGCCATGTTGTATTGCATGGCAATCATAAG GCTTGTGAATGGTGTTGTGGAGAAGACACGAAAGAAAACGGAGGTTTCTCTTGCTGTGGCTGCTGATGCAATTGGTATTCCACGTATGCTGATTGATATTCGTCATG AGGGATCTCACCGTGAACTTCCTGCTCTTCAGATTGTACGCAGTGCCTCACTTAAG GCACTTGACTGGTTGATATCCTATTATTGGGAGCCTCAGAAGAAGGCGATTCCATTTCAAGGTGGCAGTACTGCTAGCatcagaaaagaaattaaatttaaaatccatGAATTGGCTTCCTGTCTGCAAGTTGATCAAAGTCCCCGACCAGATCCTTCAGTAGTCAAGGGAAAGC GTTCTAAGAAACAGGTTACCAAGAACTTGAAAGTTCTCGTTCGGCTATATTCTTCTTTCTCCTCAGAATTTGCATCTATGTTACTGGAGTTCTTGCTGAAAGCTAAAATCTCCTCAGACATGGTGGAGCTTCCAGAAGATTCTCAACTTGGCCCTTGTATACACACTATGTTGGATGATTGGAAGCTTGTAATAACAAAACTCTCAAATAAGGAACCAGAATTACTACTGACCCTTCTTAAAGCAGTTCTTGACAGGATTGAAACTCAGGAAGCCACGAAATATGAAACAG TAGGAGGAAAGAATCTCACATCATCAGATTATAGGTCAGTGATCTGCCAAATTGAACAcctttcttctttgtttgcATGGCTTGTTGAAAGGCTTCAGGAACTAAAGCCTCGTTGCCACAAAGATTCAACAGCTGAAATAAAAACTTATTCGAGAGaagcaaaaatatcaaaaacaaTTCTGTTAGAACTCCTGCATAAATGCCTTTTGGTATCAGCTTCTGGCAACAAGCATCTCATGGATTCAGCCGTGTTTCTTGCCCAGTTGATGGGAGACCGCTCTCTGATGGAGAAACTCAACAAACTCTCACTTAATTTATCAAATATGGATTTTACTGAAGAAGAAATCCCTTCTATGACAAACCTTCTTACCCAGCAAGAGCAATCCATCAGTCAAGCAGCTAAGAAGCTAGAATTGGTCAAACTCTGCCGAATGAAGAGAAAAGTTGTGGAGGCAACTGGTGGTCATATGGGAAATTCAAAGAGATGGGTTGTGTCAAGGTCATGGAACCCTTGTCCAATTGGTATGTTGCCCCATACTCTTGGTACGTCTGGTCTTCTTCCTGTTCTTGAACGCAAAGATGACCGTGTAAAGGTTCCAGAGGTATCAGAACAGAAAGAAGAGAACTGGGAATTGAACCGGTGTAGTGGCAAGAGAGAAGCTAGTAGTGACATACAGCAAATAGACAACTCAAGTGTTAAGAAGAGGAGGGAGAAAATGGATGTTTGTGAGTCAGACGCTGTGGATGCACTTCCATTTGAAGGTGTCAAAGGCCATCTGATGATTGGTGGGATTTGGAAGGAAATCAGAGAAGATGAGTTGCTTGCCATAATGTCTGATGTGAGGATTTTAGTTTGA
- the LOC142608061 gene encoding heat stress transcription factor B-4-like translates to MAFTMERCEEMVFSVESQKTVPAPFLTKTYQLVDDHRTDHIVSWGEDETTFVVWRPPEFARDLLPNYFKHNNFSSFVRQLNTYGFKKIVSDRWEFANEYFRKGTKHLLSEIHRRKTTQHHHQQYYHDQPHQFFQPDDNAAWFDSPLPSPKPNTDILTALTEDNQRLRRKNFMLLSELAHMKNLYNDIIYFIQNHVKPVPFDQRNTHAIPKLIELDSLCEAQNVAGVHGAKGCNLGNKSLVTSTEDTNSTVKLFGVPLSGKKRLHSEELKFGVSDV, encoded by the exons ATGGCTTTCACAATGGAGAGGTGTGAAGAGATGGTGTTCTCAGTGGAGTCTCAAAAGACAGTGCCAGCGCCATTTCTGACAAAGACATACCAACTGGTTGATGACCATCGCACTGATCACATTGTGTCTTGGGGTGAAGATGAAACCACCTTTGTTGTGTGGAGGCCTCCTGAGTTTGCTAGAGATCTCCTACCAAACTACTTCAAGCACAACAACTTTTCAAGCTTTGTTAGGCAGCTTAATACCTAT GGTTTTAAAAAGATTGTTTCAGACCGATGGGAATTTGCAAACGAGTACTTCAGAAAAGGTACAAAGCACTTATTATCCGAGATCCACAGAAGGAAAACCACTCAGCACCATCACCAACAGTACTACCATGACCAACCACACCAATTTTTCCAACCAGATGATAATGCAGCTTGGTTTGACTCTCCATTGCCATCTCCAAAACCCAATACCGATATCCTTACGGCTCTCACAGAAGATAATCAGCGACTGAGGAGAAAAAACTTCATGCTATTATCAGAACTAGCTCACATGAAGAATCTCTACAATGACATTATCTACTTCATTCAAAACCATGTAAAACCTGTACCTTTTGACCAAAGAAACACTCATGCTATTCCTAAACTCATAGAGTTGGATTCTTTATGTGAGGCTCAAAATGTTGCGGGTGTTCATGGGGCTAAAGGCTGCAACTTGGGTAATAAGTCTTTGGTGACTTCAACTGAGGATACAAACAGTACTGTCAAGCTGTTTGGAGTCCCTCTTAGCGGCAAGAAGAGATTGCATTCTGAAGAATTGAAATTTGGGGTCTCTGATGTTTAA